The following proteins come from a genomic window of Candidatus Zixiibacteriota bacterium:
- a CDS encoding cupin domain-containing protein, which produces MWSTLDRAAIFALALLATGSCSRAPRLHLQYGSELKQTELARFLEENPLGAGENIKVTTLGRGREVSHHIVQVREREEPHVHERHDGTVVVLRGGGYLMLDGRRIDIATGDAVYIPRGAPHYFVNTGSDPAIAFVIFSPPFDGKDYVAVRDR; this is translated from the coding sequence ATGTGGTCCACCCTTGACCGAGCCGCGATCTTCGCGCTGGCGCTTCTCGCGACCGGAAGCTGCTCGCGAGCGCCGCGTCTCCATCTTCAGTACGGTAGCGAGCTGAAACAGACCGAGCTCGCGCGCTTCCTGGAGGAAAATCCCCTCGGCGCCGGCGAAAACATCAAGGTCACGACCCTCGGCCGCGGGCGGGAGGTGAGCCACCACATCGTCCAGGTGAGAGAGCGCGAGGAACCGCATGTTCACGAGCGCCACGACGGCACCGTCGTGGTGCTGAGAGGCGGCGGCTATCTCATGCTCGACGGCAGGCGGATCGATATCGCCACCGGCGACGCGGTTTACATTCCGCGCGGCGCGCCCCACTACTTCGTCAATACCGGGAGCGATCCGGCGATCGCTTTCGTGATCTTTTCTCCGCCCTTCGACGGCAAGGACTACGTTGCGGTCCGGGACCGCTAG
- a CDS encoding CoA pyrophosphatase: protein MSADEIAAALRRRVPRNLSGGTRPAAVLVPLEERADGEHLVLTKRAEWLNHHRGQIAFPGGTIDRGDDGPLEAALRETYEEIGVRPDHVRILGRLDQVTAGYDFVVTPFVGLIPSAYRFRVNPAETEEVFTVPIAALMEPGRLAVAERLSSGGEPVYHFYYEGRDIWGATARIIVQLLKVAYDYDVVHP, encoded by the coding sequence ATGAGCGCGGATGAGATCGCGGCGGCGCTTCGAAGGCGGGTCCCCAGGAACCTCTCCGGCGGAACCCGGCCCGCTGCCGTGCTCGTGCCGCTTGAGGAGCGCGCGGACGGCGAGCATCTGGTCCTGACGAAGCGAGCCGAATGGCTCAATCACCACCGCGGCCAGATCGCGTTTCCCGGCGGGACGATCGATCGCGGCGATGACGGCCCGCTCGAGGCCGCGCTGCGCGAGACCTACGAAGAGATCGGGGTCCGCCCCGATCATGTAAGGATTCTCGGCCGGCTCGATCAGGTGACCGCCGGCTACGACTTCGTCGTGACGCCGTTCGTCGGCCTCATTCCCTCCGCTTACCGGTTTCGCGTCAATCCGGCGGAAACCGAGGAAGTGTTCACGGTTCCGATCGCGGCTTTGATGGAGCCCGGGCGGCTCGCCGTCGCGGAGCGCCTGTCCTCGGGGGGCGAGCCGGTCTACCATTTCTACTACGAGGGCCGCGACATCTGGGGCGCGACCGCGCGCATCATCGTGCAGCTCTTGAAGGTTGCCTACGACTACGATGTGGTCCACCCTTGA
- a CDS encoding radical SAM protein codes for MKLLFLTPPMGNWARWGERHCATNPLHAHLAAYVREKGAAEVAALDCRALAIGEEEMIERVKEMEPDAVFLGTRLVTEGGASPVIRYLETAESLKKLFPEVVTIASGLAVSAMPRELLALCPHLDYVLIGEPEETLVELLEELESAASRLQEVRGLAYRARSEVVTTAPRPLLADLDTLPMPAYDLFPMDRYLGFSAIEHYNEAVTSRGCEGACSFCYEWGLIDPRRRSDFFVHRTRSARLVADEMELLNKRYGVRALNFLDDDFNSERRKMVELLDELEKRDLDLSWFFMGRARNLMRDADLIPRMRKAGCYQVLFGIEVGTDGELQKIHKSEEPYTIADLKELVRLLRRNDISTVGTYMNGFWEDDAEKIRARFRAVDEIDPDLGVLMLLTPMPGSPVWHRAMRENRIESLDLESWDALHTVMPTRHLTRKELGELSAWANRQFFSKPERIERIEKGYTSPYVRMKFAAYRATAHRIGS; via the coding sequence ATGAAGCTTCTCTTCCTCACTCCTCCGATGGGAAACTGGGCGAGATGGGGCGAGAGACACTGCGCCACCAATCCTCTTCACGCCCATCTTGCCGCCTATGTGCGCGAGAAAGGAGCGGCCGAGGTCGCGGCGCTCGATTGCCGTGCCCTAGCTATCGGCGAAGAGGAAATGATCGAGCGGGTAAAGGAGATGGAGCCGGACGCGGTTTTTCTGGGGACACGGCTTGTCACCGAGGGGGGCGCAAGCCCGGTCATCCGCTACCTCGAGACCGCGGAGAGCCTCAAGAAGCTCTTTCCGGAGGTCGTCACGATCGCTTCCGGGCTCGCGGTCTCGGCGATGCCCAGGGAGCTTCTCGCGCTTTGCCCGCACCTCGATTACGTCCTGATCGGCGAGCCCGAGGAGACGCTGGTCGAGCTGCTCGAGGAACTGGAAAGCGCCGCCTCCCGACTGCAGGAAGTTCGCGGTCTCGCCTACCGCGCGCGGTCGGAGGTGGTGACCACCGCGCCGCGTCCGTTGCTGGCCGATCTCGACACGCTCCCGATGCCGGCTTACGATCTCTTCCCGATGGACAGGTATCTGGGGTTCTCGGCGATCGAGCATTACAACGAGGCGGTCACGAGCCGGGGTTGCGAGGGGGCGTGCAGCTTTTGCTACGAGTGGGGGCTGATCGATCCGAGGAGGCGGTCGGATTTCTTCGTCCATCGTACTCGCAGCGCGCGGCTGGTCGCCGACGAGATGGAGCTGTTGAACAAGCGTTACGGCGTGAGAGCGCTGAACTTCCTCGACGACGATTTCAACTCCGAGCGTAGGAAGATGGTCGAGCTCCTCGACGAGCTGGAAAAGAGGGATCTGGATCTGAGCTGGTTTTTCATGGGCAGGGCGAGAAACCTGATGCGCGACGCGGACTTGATCCCGAGGATGCGCAAGGCCGGATGCTACCAGGTTCTCTTCGGCATCGAGGTCGGCACCGACGGCGAGCTTCAGAAGATCCACAAGAGCGAGGAGCCGTACACGATCGCCGACCTGAAAGAACTCGTCCGGCTGCTGCGCCGAAACGACATCTCGACCGTCGGCACCTACATGAACGGCTTCTGGGAAGACGACGCGGAGAAGATCCGGGCGCGCTTTCGCGCCGTGGACGAGATCGATCCCGATCTGGGCGTTCTCATGCTTCTCACGCCGATGCCCGGCTCGCCCGTCTGGCACCGGGCGATGCGGGAGAACCGCATCGAGAGCCTCGATCTCGAGAGCTGGGACGCGCTGCACACGGTCATGCCGACGCGCCATCTGACGCGCAAGGAGCTGGGCGAGCTGTCGGCCTGGGCCAATCGGCAGTTCTTCAGCAAACCCGAGCGGATCGAGCGCATCGAGAAGGGCTACACCTCACCCTACGTGCGGATGAAGTTCGCCGCCTATCGGGCCACCGCCCATCGCATCGGATCCTAG
- a CDS encoding ABC transporter substrate-binding protein: protein MSLPSALPESFRRGVLLLFLACLAADPGEAGAPAPVRLAVPVFAIQYAPLYFGEKHGFYAAEGLRLEIQVLRTDLAMTALHSGKVDYIAHGGAALRGATRGFPVKLVLALDDRAAFWLLVRPEIRAPVMLRRKRIGVSFPGDTPYLVLRRYLRKHGLEPDKDVTYVSGQISPLGLQGLSAGALDAAVMAPPHSVLAERAGFHPLAHLGNEVPDAPTINGLVTSEAKIRSRPDEVGRVVRATLKSVRRYLSDPEAATAYLADAFGLERAVAERVYRDAAAVMLGDGEVSRKKIRDALALASELGGPPLGEGDADRLLDLSFLRAARR from the coding sequence GTGAGCCTCCCTTCCGCTCTGCCAGAGAGCTTCCGGCGCGGCGTCCTCTTGCTCTTTCTTGCGTGCCTCGCCGCCGACCCGGGGGAGGCGGGGGCGCCCGCCCCCGTCCGCCTGGCCGTGCCGGTCTTTGCGATCCAGTACGCGCCCCTTTATTTCGGTGAAAAGCACGGGTTTTACGCCGCGGAAGGGTTGCGGCTCGAAATCCAGGTGCTGCGCACCGACCTGGCGATGACCGCCCTTCACTCGGGAAAGGTCGATTACATCGCCCACGGCGGCGCGGCGCTGCGCGGCGCCACGCGCGGGTTTCCCGTAAAGCTCGTCCTCGCGCTCGACGATCGAGCGGCCTTCTGGTTGCTCGTCCGCCCGGAGATTCGCGCGCCCGTCATGCTGCGACGCAAGCGCATCGGCGTGAGCTTTCCGGGAGACACGCCCTACCTCGTGCTCAGGCGGTACCTCAGAAAGCACGGCCTGGAGCCGGACAAGGACGTGACCTACGTCTCCGGCCAGATCTCACCGCTCGGGTTGCAGGGCTTGAGCGCGGGAGCGCTCGATGCAGCCGTCATGGCTCCGCCCCATTCCGTGCTCGCCGAGCGGGCCGGCTTCCACCCGCTGGCGCACCTCGGCAACGAAGTACCCGACGCCCCCACGATCAACGGCCTGGTCACCAGCGAAGCGAAGATCCGCTCCCGCCCCGACGAGGTCGGGCGTGTCGTGCGTGCCACCTTGAAGTCGGTGCGTCGATACCTGAGCGACCCGGAAGCTGCGACGGCCTATCTTGCCGACGCTTTCGGCCTCGAACGTGCGGTCGCCGAGCGCGTCTACCGCGACGCCGCCGCCGTGATGCTTGGCGACGGCGAGGTGAGCCGGAAAAAGATCCGCGACGCGCTGGCGCTGGCAAGCGAGCTCGGCGGCCCTCCCCTCGGCGAAGGAGACGCCGATCGGCTTCTCGACCTCTCGTTCCTCCGCGCCGCCCGCCGCTAG
- a CDS encoding MMPL family transporter, producing the protein MRKIAEWTVRRRLWVLLALLAATLFFGRAALRIEMYTAFSDLLPKDHPFIRVHNRFAKVFGGANLILLSVEVRDGDIFNPQTLKKIKHLTEVMELTPGVNNYQIFSIARQKVKDVRASSWGIEVQPVMWPEVPRTPEEIGRLRDAVFANPTISGRLVSRDGKAALITAAFHEERLDYARLFARVQAAIRSVEDANTKVYAAGEPILYGWIYHHLRDIGRIIAVTCLAILGLLTFYYRNLNGVLIPLLSALVTFIWGMGFNALLGFNFEPLVLVVPFLIAARTISHSIQFRERFFEELERWHDKEKAAAECAAALMMPGSVSILTDAIGLTVLLLAPMPILTKLAIGGSFWVLSNLFTVVVLDPVLCCYFPVPRRLPKGGEGHWLDAPLRAAARACTAPAGQLIVIAIFAAVALWSAYWYRHLTVGDSRPGSPLLWPDSPYNVSVARINEKFEGTDHLYVIVEGKQERAAKLPEVLRAMEAFQRTMERSPHVGGTDSLVGLTRQINTVLHNNDPRWGLLPRTEEEVGGILMIAEHGSEPGDFDRWVNYNFQHANITLFLRDHKGDTIRDTIERARDFIARHPVAGAEFRLAGGLVGVLAAANEVIARSDKWTLGLMLAAQLVFCAAGFRSLVAALLFVGVVLLSNTFGMALMAYWGLGLNVNTLPVVTLGIGFGEDYGIYVVSRVLEEYRRQGSRDLRAAVVEATATAGKAVLYTAVLISAGIAFWAFSPLRFQAEMGYQLLIILTMNMLGGLLLLPALIGLLRPRFVTGEPS; encoded by the coding sequence ATGAGAAAGATTGCCGAATGGACCGTGCGGCGGCGCCTCTGGGTGCTGCTCGCCCTTTTGGCGGCAACGCTTTTCTTCGGCCGCGCCGCGCTGCGGATCGAGATGTACACGGCGTTCTCCGATCTCCTGCCGAAAGACCACCCCTTCATCCGGGTCCACAACCGTTTCGCGAAGGTTTTCGGCGGCGCGAACCTGATCCTCCTTTCGGTGGAAGTCCGGGACGGCGACATCTTCAATCCCCAAACCCTGAAGAAGATCAAGCATCTCACCGAAGTGATGGAGCTCACCCCGGGGGTCAACAACTACCAGATCTTCTCGATCGCGCGGCAGAAGGTCAAAGACGTCCGCGCCAGCTCGTGGGGGATCGAGGTGCAGCCGGTCATGTGGCCGGAGGTGCCGCGGACGCCGGAGGAGATCGGCCGGCTGCGCGATGCGGTCTTCGCGAACCCGACGATCAGCGGCCGCCTGGTTTCCCGCGACGGCAAGGCGGCCCTGATCACCGCCGCATTCCACGAGGAACGGCTGGACTACGCCCGGCTGTTCGCGCGCGTCCAGGCGGCGATCCGCTCGGTGGAGGACGCGAACACGAAGGTGTACGCCGCGGGCGAGCCGATCCTCTACGGCTGGATCTATCACCACCTGCGCGACATCGGCCGCATCATCGCGGTCACCTGCCTCGCCATCCTCGGCCTGCTCACCTTTTACTATCGCAACCTCAACGGCGTTCTGATCCCCCTGCTTTCGGCGCTGGTGACGTTCATCTGGGGCATGGGGTTCAACGCGCTCCTCGGCTTCAACTTCGAGCCGCTCGTGCTGGTGGTGCCGTTCCTGATCGCCGCGCGCACGATCAGCCACTCGATCCAGTTTCGCGAGCGTTTCTTCGAGGAGCTGGAGCGCTGGCACGACAAGGAGAAAGCGGCCGCCGAATGCGCTGCGGCGCTGATGATGCCGGGAAGCGTGTCGATCCTCACCGACGCCATCGGGCTGACGGTCCTGCTCCTGGCGCCGATGCCGATCCTGACGAAGCTCGCGATCGGCGGGAGCTTCTGGGTGCTGAGCAACCTCTTCACGGTGGTCGTCCTCGACCCGGTCCTGTGCTGCTATTTCCCGGTTCCCCGGCGGCTGCCGAAGGGAGGCGAAGGGCACTGGCTCGACGCGCCGTTGCGTGCGGCCGCGCGCGCGTGCACCGCGCCCGCCGGGCAGCTGATCGTGATCGCCATCTTCGCCGCTGTCGCGCTCTGGAGCGCGTACTGGTACCGCCATCTCACCGTCGGCGACTCCCGGCCCGGCTCTCCGCTCCTCTGGCCCGATTCGCCCTACAACGTGAGCGTCGCGCGGATCAACGAGAAGTTCGAAGGCACCGACCACCTCTACGTGATCGTCGAGGGCAAGCAGGAGCGCGCCGCCAAGCTGCCGGAGGTCTTGCGCGCTATGGAAGCGTTCCAGCGGACCATGGAACGCTCCCCTCACGTCGGCGGCACCGATTCTCTGGTGGGGCTCACCCGGCAGATCAATACCGTGCTGCACAACAACGACCCGCGCTGGGGACTGTTGCCGCGCACCGAGGAAGAAGTCGGGGGCATCCTCATGATCGCCGAGCACGGCAGCGAGCCCGGCGACTTCGACCGCTGGGTGAACTACAATTTCCAGCACGCCAACATCACGCTCTTCCTGCGCGACCACAAGGGCGACACGATCCGCGACACGATCGAGCGGGCCCGCGACTTCATCGCGCGCCACCCGGTCGCCGGCGCCGAGTTCCGGCTCGCCGGCGGCCTGGTGGGCGTGCTCGCCGCCGCCAACGAGGTCATCGCCCGCTCGGACAAGTGGACGCTCGGGCTGATGCTCGCGGCCCAGCTGGTCTTTTGCGCGGCCGGTTTTCGCTCGCTCGTCGCGGCGTTGCTGTTCGTCGGGGTCGTTCTTCTCTCGAACACCTTCGGAATGGCGCTCATGGCCTATTGGGGCCTCGGGCTCAACGTGAACACTCTGCCGGTCGTGACGCTCGGCATCGGCTTCGGCGAGGACTACGGCATCTACGTCGTCTCGCGGGTGCTCGAGGAATACCGGCGCCAGGGCAGCCGCGACCTGCGCGCCGCCGTCGTGGAGGCCACTGCCACCGCGGGCAAGGCGGTACTCTACACCGCGGTCCTGATCTCGGCGGGAATCGCTTTCTGGGCTTTCTCGCCCCTTCGCTTCCAGGCCGAAATGGGCTACCAGCTGTTGATCATCCTGACGATGAACATGCTCGGCGGTCTGCTGCTCCTGCCGGCTCTGATCGGCCTGCTGCGACCGCGGTTCGTGACCGGAGAGCCGTCGTGA
- the nth gene encoding endonuclease III, which produces MTDRDIHDVIRILRRAVRQWNTPIVTLMAETYRSPFRVLISCILSLRTQDSTTAQASRRLFALADSPEAMMKLSPKAIEKAIFPVGFYRTKAKTIREICRTLVRDYGGRVPDEIDELLKLKGVGRKTANLVVTLGYHKPGICVDTHVHRITNRWGYVRTRTPHETEFALRARLPKRYWIEFNDLLVSFGQHLCRPISPMCSSCPIRKYCARVGVTASR; this is translated from the coding sequence GTGACCGACCGGGACATCCACGACGTCATTCGCATCCTGCGGCGCGCCGTGCGGCAGTGGAACACGCCGATCGTCACCTTGATGGCCGAAACGTATCGGAGCCCGTTCCGGGTCCTGATCTCGTGCATCTTGAGCCTGCGCACGCAGGATTCGACGACGGCGCAGGCCTCCCGCCGCCTCTTCGCGCTCGCCGACTCGCCCGAGGCGATGATGAAGCTCAGCCCTAAGGCGATCGAGAAGGCGATCTTTCCGGTCGGCTTCTATCGCACGAAGGCGAAAACGATCCGCGAGATTTGCCGCACGCTCGTGCGGGACTACGGCGGCAGGGTCCCGGACGAGATCGACGAGCTGCTCAAGCTCAAGGGGGTGGGCCGGAAAACCGCCAATCTCGTGGTGACCCTCGGCTATCACAAGCCCGGCATCTGCGTCGACACTCACGTGCACCGCATCACGAATCGCTGGGGTTACGTGCGCACCCGGACACCGCACGAGACCGAGTTCGCGCTGCGCGCGCGGCTGCCCAAGCGGTACTGGATCGAGTTCAACGATCTCCTGGTCTCGTTCGGGCAGCATCTCTGCCGGCCGATCTCGCCCATGTGCAGCTCTTGCCCGATCCGCAAGTACTGCGCTAGGGTCGGGGTGACCGCCAGCCGCTAG
- a CDS encoding sigma-54 dependent transcriptional regulator, protein MAHPRPTVLVVDDDPATRSGLTTLLESWGYDASAVADGQAALQRCNRELPHAIVSDLVMPGMTGLEFLEALHERVHHVAVIMLTGQATIETAVQAIKLGAYDYLTKPLEPPKLRAILEKGLRQIGFAREASALRQRLESPLGSYGELIGKSPTMRALYKRLSQLAPTNAAVLVSGESGTGKELVARTLHDLSPRREQPFLALDCIAAAPASMEIELFGCEKGAFPDALERRPGCFERAGGGTLFLDEITAIAPAVQAKLLRVLEEEQVRRIGAVAGVPVAARVIAATSRSPAGAVKDGRLLPELFYRLNRFHLALPPLRERGEDIPLLARYYLESFGEKYQRPILPWAHDFATELAAYAWPGNVRELRDTMERLALLAPGPNLTAADLRQHRTA, encoded by the coding sequence ATGGCTCACCCCCGCCCCACCGTTCTGGTCGTCGACGACGACCCCGCCACGCGCAGTGGTCTTACAACCCTGCTGGAGAGCTGGGGCTATGACGCCTCGGCGGTGGCGGACGGCCAGGCCGCCCTGCAGCGGTGCAACCGTGAGCTTCCTCACGCGATCGTGAGCGACCTCGTCATGCCCGGCATGACCGGCCTCGAGTTCCTCGAAGCCCTGCACGAACGCGTGCATCACGTGGCGGTCATCATGCTGACCGGCCAGGCGACGATCGAGACCGCGGTGCAGGCGATCAAGCTCGGGGCCTACGATTACCTGACGAAGCCGCTCGAGCCGCCGAAGCTGCGCGCGATCCTGGAGAAAGGGCTCAGACAAATCGGATTCGCCCGCGAGGCGAGCGCGCTGCGCCAGAGGCTGGAGTCGCCCCTGGGCTCTTACGGCGAGCTTATCGGGAAGTCGCCGACCATGCGCGCGCTCTACAAGCGATTGAGCCAGCTGGCGCCCACGAACGCCGCCGTCCTGGTGAGCGGCGAAAGCGGCACTGGAAAGGAGCTCGTCGCGCGGACGCTTCATGACCTCTCCCCGAGGCGCGAGCAGCCTTTTCTCGCGCTCGACTGCATCGCGGCCGCCCCCGCGTCGATGGAGATCGAGCTCTTCGGCTGCGAAAAGGGGGCTTTTCCCGACGCCCTTGAGCGGCGGCCGGGGTGCTTCGAGCGGGCCGGCGGCGGCACTCTTTTCCTCGACGAGATCACCGCAATCGCCCCGGCGGTGCAGGCGAAGCTGTTGCGAGTCCTGGAGGAAGAGCAGGTACGTCGCATCGGGGCCGTCGCCGGTGTTCCGGTTGCGGCCCGCGTAATCGCCGCTACAAGTCGTTCTCCGGCCGGCGCGGTCAAGGACGGAAGGCTCCTGCCGGAGCTCTTCTACCGACTGAACCGATTCCATCTGGCGCTGCCCCCGCTCCGCGAGCGGGGTGAAGACATTCCGCTGCTCGCCCGCTACTACCTGGAATCGTTCGGCGAAAAGTACCAGCGACCCATACTGCCGTGGGCGCACGACTTCGCGACCGAGCTGGCCGCTTACGCGTGGCCCGGAAACGTGCGCGAGCTGCGCGACACGATGGAGCGTCTGGCGCTTCTGGCTCCCGGCCCGAATCTGACCGCGGCCGACCTTCGGCAACATCGCACCGCCTGA
- a CDS encoding SDR family oxidoreductase produces MELGLKGKVALVAGASQGMGRAIAMGFAREGARVAICARGEAALKEAAERIRQETGGEVLWMVADMTKADDIRRFVNESASRFGRLDIIVNNAGGPPPGEFMKFTDEDWENAFRLSFMSTMRMTREAVPHMRRAGGGRVINITSYSVKEPIAGLVLSNAIRSGVIGLAKTLSRELAKDNILVNNVCPGRIDTERAQKLNKARAERLNRPVEEINREMAAEVPLGRYGTPEEAADLVVFLASERASYITGTTIQIDGGLVRGIQ; encoded by the coding sequence ATGGAGTTGGGCTTGAAGGGCAAGGTTGCGCTGGTCGCAGGCGCCAGCCAGGGAATGGGACGGGCGATCGCGATGGGATTCGCACGCGAAGGAGCCAGGGTTGCCATCTGCGCCCGCGGCGAAGCGGCGCTCAAGGAAGCCGCGGAACGGATCCGGCAGGAAACCGGAGGCGAGGTTCTCTGGATGGTCGCGGACATGACGAAAGCGGACGACATCCGCCGCTTCGTGAACGAAAGCGCGAGCCGGTTCGGCCGCCTCGACATCATCGTCAACAATGCAGGGGGGCCGCCGCCCGGGGAATTCATGAAGTTCACCGACGAGGATTGGGAAAACGCGTTTCGCCTGAGCTTCATGAGCACGATGAGGATGACGCGGGAAGCCGTGCCGCACATGCGCCGGGCCGGCGGCGGCCGCGTGATCAACATCACCTCGTACTCGGTCAAGGAGCCGATTGCCGGCCTGGTCCTGTCCAACGCGATCCGCAGCGGGGTGATCGGCCTCGCCAAGACCCTTTCGCGAGAGCTCGCCAAGGACAATATCCTGGTCAACAACGTCTGCCCCGGCCGCATCGATACCGAGCGCGCGCAGAAGCTGAACAAGGCGCGGGCCGAGCGGCTGAACCGGCCGGTGGAGGAGATCAACCGCGAAATGGCGGCGGAGGTGCCCCTGGGGCGCTACGGCACGCCGGAAGAGGCCGCGGACCTGGTCGTTTTTCTGGCGTCCGAACGGGCGAGCTACATCACCGGAACGACCATTCAGATCGACGGCGGGCTGGTGCGGGGGATACAGTAA
- a CDS encoding YCF48-related protein gives MLRILLLLVLLWPPAARAAEREVAFHENFYDVAVHGSRCWIVGYYGTILHSRDRGLSWSVQESNTREALFRVVFLDADTGWISGSYGTLLRTRDGGRSWQRLDGRTQEHLLALHFLDPRLGWAAGSRGVVLRTADGGDSWEPVSLGDDVIINDVRFRDPREGWLVGEFGRIYRTTDGGRSWTKQKSPIEVTFASGESRNLFRLLLDSSAGTAFGLDGTILETRSTRWEIEGSKRPRRHLFAAASSPAGHWAVGERGTVLVRPRAGSGWRPAPVKAPPVSLNGIAFGTGGLGLIVGNRGTLLRTEDGGRSWKPVALAAPGRRASR, from the coding sequence GTGCTTCGGATTCTTTTGCTGCTTGTCCTGCTCTGGCCGCCCGCCGCGCGGGCGGCCGAACGCGAGGTGGCGTTCCACGAGAACTTTTACGACGTCGCCGTCCACGGCTCGCGCTGCTGGATCGTCGGATATTACGGGACGATTCTCCATTCCCGCGACCGGGGGCTCAGCTGGAGCGTTCAGGAGAGCAATACCCGCGAGGCGCTCTTCCGCGTGGTGTTTCTCGATGCCGACACGGGCTGGATCTCCGGAAGCTACGGGACCCTGCTTCGCACCCGCGACGGCGGGCGAAGCTGGCAGCGGCTCGATGGCCGCACCCAGGAGCACCTGCTCGCTCTTCATTTCCTCGATCCTCGTCTCGGCTGGGCGGCCGGGAGCCGGGGCGTGGTGCTTCGGACCGCGGACGGCGGCGATAGCTGGGAACCGGTCTCGCTCGGCGACGACGTGATCATCAACGACGTGCGCTTTCGCGACCCGCGGGAGGGCTGGCTGGTGGGGGAATTCGGCCGCATTTACAGGACGACCGACGGCGGGCGAAGCTGGACGAAGCAAAAAAGCCCGATCGAGGTGACGTTCGCCAGCGGAGAGAGCCGCAACCTGTTCCGCCTCCTGCTCGACTCCTCTGCGGGGACCGCCTTCGGGCTCGACGGCACGATCCTGGAGACCCGCAGCACGCGCTGGGAGATCGAGGGCTCGAAGCGGCCTCGACGCCATCTCTTCGCCGCCGCCTCCTCGCCCGCCGGCCATTGGGCGGTAGGCGAGCGCGGCACCGTCCTGGTTCGCCCGCGAGCGGGTTCCGGCTGGCGGCCGGCGCCGGTCAAGGCGCCGCCCGTGAGCCTCAACGGCATCGCTTTCGGCACGGGGGGCCTGGGGCTCATCGTCGGGAACCGCGGAACCCTGCTTCGCACCGAAGACGGCGGCAGATCCTGGAAGCCCGTGGCCCTCGCCGCCCCCGGCCGCAGGGCTTCACGATGA
- a CDS encoding extracellular solute-binding protein yields the protein MNAVLAALLTLCLAAAAHLAGAAPGWGQTEDRVKLIEGARKEGKVVWYTSTNITESKPLLQDFEQQYPFIKGEIFRASGEKTLNRIVTEARAGRHDFDLVTISEVDALTEARMLQPYRSPESKNFIPEFKHPSGYWTAVYINYATIGYNPKLVPEKDAPKQWEDLLDPRWKGKISIDQEQYSWYGTLHKAWGRERAQKYMRALAKQDIQWRKGHTLIAQLMAAGEFPMGVIYAHRIEEMKKRGAPVEWVSTVNPIVVTVNAAAISARPQHPNAAKLFYDFLLSKAAQQRLRSLRRIPARSDVEPFSPRMEQSKLKLQVEPPQSGAQFNQTIKEFREIFGL from the coding sequence ATGAACGCAGTTCTAGCAGCCCTTCTGACCCTCTGCCTTGCGGCCGCCGCTCATCTGGCCGGCGCCGCGCCAGGGTGGGGCCAGACCGAGGACAGGGTGAAGCTGATCGAGGGAGCCAGGAAGGAAGGCAAGGTCGTCTGGTACACCTCGACCAACATCACCGAATCGAAGCCGCTGCTCCAGGATTTCGAGCAGCAGTATCCTTTTATCAAGGGGGAGATCTTTCGAGCGAGCGGCGAGAAAACCCTGAACCGCATCGTGACGGAAGCGCGGGCCGGGCGCCACGACTTCGACCTCGTCACGATCAGCGAGGTCGACGCTTTGACCGAAGCCAGGATGCTCCAGCCCTACCGCTCGCCCGAGAGTAAAAATTTCATTCCGGAATTCAAGCATCCCTCGGGCTACTGGACGGCAGTCTACATCAACTACGCCACCATCGGCTACAACCCCAAGCTCGTTCCTGAAAAGGACGCCCCGAAACAGTGGGAAGATCTGCTGGATCCGCGCTGGAAAGGCAAGATATCGATCGATCAGGAGCAGTACTCCTGGTATGGAACCCTGCACAAGGCCTGGGGGCGGGAGCGGGCGCAGAAGTACATGAGGGCGTTGGCGAAACAGGACATCCAGTGGCGCAAGGGCCACACGTTGATCGCCCAGCTCATGGCCGCCGGGGAATTTCCCATGGGAGTGATCTACGCTCACCGTATCGAGGAGATGAAGAAGCGAGGGGCTCCGGTCGAGTGGGTGAGCACCGTGAACCCGATCGTCGTCACCGTCAACGCCGCCGCCATCAGCGCCAGGCCGCAACATCCGAACGCCGCGAAGCTCTTCTACGATTTCCTGCTCTCCAAAGCGGCGCAGCAGCGCCTGCGCTCGTTGAGGCGCATCCCGGCGCGCTCCGACGTGGAGCCGTTTTCGCCTCGCATGGAGCAGTCCAAGCTCAAGCTCCAGGTCGAGCCGCCCCAGAGCGGAGCCCAGTTCAATCAGACGATCAAGGAGTTCCGGGAGATCTTCGGGCTCTGA